The following DNA comes from Noviherbaspirillum sp. L7-7A.
GGACGGCGCATCAGCTGCGTGACCGATGGCGCATCCTTGTCAGGCGCCACATAAGCGCCTTCACGCATGCACAGGCTGGCACACAACACCAGGGAGAGCAGGCCCAGCGCCACCCAGGGCATGTTGACGATGCCAAACCGGTCCAGCAATTCGCCGGCCAGCGTCACCGCCGCGATGAAGCCGATCGAGCCCCACAGGCGCAGCTTGCCGTAGTGCGTCAGGTCGCCGCGCATGCTGGAAAGCATCAGCGCCTCGGACAACGGCCCCTGGGCACTGGTGAAGGTGTTGATGGCCACCATCACCGCGAAATACCAGGCGAAGCCCTGCCCGAACAGCAGGCCGCTGCACGCCACCACCGCGCCGGCTGCGGTCATGCGCAGCACCAGCACACGGCGCTGGCTAGCGTCGGCCAGCCAGCCCCAGGCCGCCGGGCCGAAGATGCGCATGACCTGCATCATCGACATCAGCACGCCGATCTGCGGCGCGCTCATGCCCTGGTGCGCGAAGAACAGGCTGGCATAGGGCGAGAACACGCCGACATAGCCGTAATAGGCGAACAGGAACAGCGCAAACGGAAATGCCTGGCGCGGCCAGGCGGTGCCGGCCTGGTCCGCAGCGGGAAGGCGGCTGGACATGAGGCTGCGCGGGCGCCGCAGGGCGTGAAGGCGGGATCAGGAAGCGATATGGCCGGGGATGCGCGGCGCATCCACCGCGACATCGCCGCATTGCGCGCGATGCCGCAGCGCATGGTCCATCAGCACCAGCGCCAGCATTGCCTCGGCGATCGGCGTGGCGCGGATGCCCACGCAGGGATCATGGCGGCCAAAAGTCTCCACCATGACCGGATTGCCGGCCTTGTCGATCGAGTTGCGCGCGGTACGGATGCTGGACGTGGGCTTGATGGCGATGGAAACCGTGATGTCCTGGCCCGTCGAAATGCCGCCCAGCACGCCGCCGGCATGGTTGCTGGCAAAGCCGGCCGGCGTGAGCTCGTCGCCGTGCTCGGTGCCCTTCTGCGCCACCGAGCGAAAGCCCGCGCCGATCTCCACGCCCTTGACCGCGTTGATGCCCATCATTGCGTAGGCGATGTCGGCGTCGAGCTTGTCGTAGATGGGTTCGCCCAGGCCGACCGGCACG
Coding sequences within:
- a CDS encoding MFS transporter, which produces MSSRLPAADQAGTAWPRQAFPFALFLFAYYGYVGVFSPYASLFFAHQGMSAPQIGVLMSMMQVMRIFGPAAWGWLADASQRRVLVLRMTAAGAVVACSGLLFGQGFAWYFAVMVAINTFTSAQGPLSEALMLSSMRGDLTHYGKLRLWGSIGFIAAVTLAGELLDRFGIVNMPWVALGLLSLVLCASLCMREGAYVAPDKDAPSVTQLMRRPEVMAFFASTFLMIAAHAALYVFYSLYLSSLGYSNTLIGLMWSLGVVAEIVFFYYQAPIFRRLGARVLMLGCLLAAVLRFLLIGFGADSLALLVLAQVLHAATFGTHHSASVAMLQRWFSGPLQAQGQALYISISYGLGGTLGGLALSAAWDAWGARSVFVLAAVASLAATFAAALCFRFLHRSGRAAA